From the Nocardiopsis changdeensis genome, one window contains:
- a CDS encoding M20 family metallopeptidase yields the protein MTAEPGAVDGGGGASGGSGGSWDPDGTGVPGETVVPGVSRVPGIADGSGSPGVPGGTGVPGVSRVPGIADGSGSPGVPGGTGIPGALDISGVAGGSGTSDIPGAADRSGALPDATGHLDRLIAYSETLHAHPETAWEEHRAARWTAELLEEFGFAVRTSYLGFPTALHASYGSGRRRVGFIVEYDALPGLGHACGHNLIAAMSAGAAIALRPWAERFDLRVDVIATPAEEGGGGKIEMLDAGAFRDLDLALMAHPAPVDAPRAEPYAVAHDHVRFTGRAAHAAAYPHEGRNANDAFVVAQVALGLLRQQLPPGTRVHGIQTVGGQAPNAIPEVTEGRWYTRAETLAELEPLRDRVRRCFEAGALATDTALEFTPESQSYSEFRTDERALEIYTRHARALGRRLDAPAEQQTMNRASTDMGNVSRHVPAIHPYIGLGCFPVSNHQPGFAAACVGEAANRVIADGATLLARTAHEYFGPPADPPPGRVPAQV from the coding sequence ATGACCGCTGAACCGGGGGCTGTGGATGGGGGCGGGGGTGCCTCCGGTGGGTCCGGTGGCTCCTGGGACCCCGACGGGACCGGCGTTCCCGGCGAGACCGTCGTCCCAGGCGTCTCACGTGTACCGGGCATCGCAGACGGCTCCGGATCCCCCGGCGTTCCCGGCGGGACCGGTGTCCCGGGAGTCTCACGTGTACCGGGCATCGCAGACGGCTCCGGATCCCCCGGCGTCCCCGGCGGGACCGGTATTCCAGGTGCCCTGGATATCTCAGGCGTAGCCGGTGGCTCCGGCACCTCCGATATCCCCGGTGCCGCCGACCGCTCCGGCGCTCTGCCGGACGCGACCGGACACCTCGACCGGCTGATCGCCTACTCCGAGACGCTGCACGCCCACCCCGAGACCGCCTGGGAGGAGCACCGCGCCGCGCGGTGGACGGCGGAGCTGCTGGAGGAGTTCGGCTTCGCCGTCCGGACCTCCTACCTCGGCTTCCCCACGGCGCTGCACGCCTCCTACGGCTCCGGGCGGCGCCGGGTCGGCTTCATCGTCGAGTACGACGCGCTGCCCGGCCTGGGCCACGCCTGCGGACACAACCTGATCGCCGCCATGTCCGCGGGGGCGGCGATCGCGCTGCGGCCGTGGGCCGAGCGGTTCGACCTGCGCGTGGACGTCATCGCCACCCCGGCCGAGGAGGGCGGCGGCGGCAAGATCGAGATGCTCGACGCCGGCGCCTTCCGGGACCTGGACCTGGCGCTGATGGCCCACCCCGCGCCGGTCGACGCCCCGCGGGCCGAGCCCTACGCGGTCGCCCACGACCACGTCCGCTTCACCGGCCGGGCGGCGCACGCCGCCGCCTACCCGCACGAGGGCCGCAACGCCAACGACGCGTTCGTCGTCGCCCAGGTCGCCCTGGGGCTGCTGCGCCAGCAGCTCCCGCCGGGCACCCGCGTCCACGGGATCCAGACGGTGGGAGGCCAGGCGCCCAACGCCATCCCCGAGGTGACCGAGGGGCGCTGGTACACCCGCGCCGAGACCCTGGCCGAACTGGAGCCGCTGCGCGATCGGGTGCGGCGGTGCTTCGAGGCGGGGGCGCTGGCGACGGACACGGCGCTGGAGTTCACCCCGGAGTCGCAGTCCTACTCCGAGTTCCGCACGGACGAGCGCGCCCTGGAGATCTACACGCGCCACGCCCGCGCGCTCGGGCGGCGGCTGGACGCCCCGGCGGAGCAGCAGACGATGAACCGGGCCTCGACCGACATGGGCAACGTGTCCCGGCACGTGCCGGCCATCCACCCCTACATCGGCCTGGGGTGCTTCCCGGTGAGCAACCACCAGCCCGGGTTCGCCGCCGCCTGCGTGGGGGAGGCCGCGAACCGGGTCATCGCGGACGGCGCCACCCTGCTCGCCCGCACGGCCCACGAGTACTTCGGCCCGCCGGCCGACCCCCCGCCCGGCCGCGTTCCCGCCCAGGTCTGA
- a CDS encoding DUF1028 domain-containing protein, whose amino-acid sequence MTFSIAAHQDGRFGIAVSSSSPAVAARVVHLRDRVGAVASQNITDPRLGTALLDRLAAGEGAREALDSVVGGEPNAAYRQLTVVDASGAAAAFSGGHTLGVHGEATGPHCAAAGNMLADPGVPAAMCAAFGETGGELEERLLAALAAGLAAGGEAGPVYSAGLSTVSANGWRDTDLRVDWQEDPVGALGGLLGVWLPQRDDYVRRGLDPAAAPGYGVPGDDR is encoded by the coding sequence ATGACCTTCTCCATCGCGGCCCACCAGGACGGCAGGTTCGGCATCGCCGTGTCCTCGTCCTCCCCGGCCGTCGCCGCGCGCGTCGTCCACCTGCGCGACCGCGTCGGCGCGGTCGCCTCCCAGAACATCACCGACCCGAGGCTGGGGACGGCGCTGCTGGACCGGCTCGCCGCGGGGGAGGGGGCGCGGGAGGCGCTCGACTCCGTGGTCGGCGGCGAACCGAACGCCGCGTACCGGCAGCTCACCGTGGTGGACGCCTCCGGCGCGGCGGCCGCGTTCAGCGGCGGGCACACCCTCGGCGTCCACGGTGAGGCCACCGGGCCGCACTGCGCCGCAGCCGGGAACATGCTCGCCGACCCCGGCGTCCCCGCGGCCATGTGCGCCGCCTTCGGCGAGACCGGGGGAGAGCTGGAGGAGCGCCTGCTCGCCGCCCTCGCCGCGGGCCTGGCCGCCGGCGGAGAGGCGGGGCCGGTGTACTCGGCGGGGCTGTCCACCGTGTCGGCGAACGGTTGGCGGGACACCGACCTGCGCGTGGACTGGCAGGAGGACCCGGTGGGGGCGCTGGGCGGGCTGCTCGGCGTCTGGCTGCCGCAGCGCGACGACTACGTCCGGCGCGGCCTGGACCCGGCCGCCGCACCGGGATACGGGGTGCCCGGCGATGACCGCTGA
- a CDS encoding GbsR/MarR family transcriptional regulator, translating into MGEQEAVAAFVEEAGLFYERLGLSRTEGRVMGRLLSAPEDDADAPALCEALGVAKSSMSVSLRRLEQAGLVERFRRPGERRDRYRLAEDVFQRAFRAKMAEFDRFRALAERGLAAVGDDPRRRERLELMRDMYGFMADRFPDLLDEWDRVRKGRGR; encoded by the coding sequence ATGGGCGAACAAGAGGCCGTGGCGGCCTTCGTCGAAGAGGCCGGGCTGTTCTACGAGCGCCTGGGGCTGAGCCGGACCGAGGGCCGCGTCATGGGCCGGCTGCTGAGCGCCCCCGAGGACGACGCCGACGCCCCCGCCCTGTGCGAGGCGCTGGGCGTGGCCAAGAGCAGCATGAGCGTCTCCCTGCGCAGGCTGGAGCAGGCGGGCCTGGTGGAGCGGTTCCGGCGGCCCGGGGAGCGGCGGGACCGGTACCGGCTCGCCGAGGACGTCTTCCAGCGCGCGTTCCGGGCGAAGATGGCCGAGTTCGACCGCTTCCGGGCCCTGGCCGAACGCGGGCTGGCCGCGGTGGGGGACGATCCCCGGCGCCGCGAGCGGCTGGAGCTGATGCGGGACATGTACGGGTTCATGGCCGACCGGTTCCCGGACCTGCTGGACGAATGGGACCGGGTCAGGAAGGGGCGCGGAAGATGA
- a CDS encoding glycosyltransferase, with product MRALLVTTGSRGDVQPFTALALALGRRGHDAVLAAPGRFSAFVSRHGVDFAALDEGTLALQDELAGRGTMAALTSARRVAPALRAWLDSVAGLAGTACDAVVFAPKALGAADLADRLGVPAVPLLAIPLYTPTRGFASPLLPFRPPAALNRPSWRLASAVEAPYRRMLRRWRAERLDLGPGPDLPERITAGGAVHAWSRHLLPAPADWPPSATPLGALHLPPEQGRALPGALARFLEEGEPPVYVGFGSTVHRDPAGLTRTVVEGVRLSGRRAVLASGWGALSPGSAPSDNVLVVDEVPHDLLLPHVAAAVHHGGAGTVAAAMRAGVPQAVRPFAGDQWFWGDRVHRIGAGPAPLTGRLTPERLAAAIDGAAACSGRARELAVAVAEEEGAAADRIAERVLAAAT from the coding sequence ATGAGGGCGCTGCTCGTCACCACCGGGAGCAGGGGCGACGTCCAACCGTTCACGGCCCTGGCCCTCGCCCTGGGGCGGCGGGGCCACGACGCCGTGCTCGCGGCGCCCGGCCGGTTCTCCGCGTTCGTCTCCCGGCACGGGGTGGACTTCGCCGCCCTGGACGAGGGGACGCTCGCGCTCCAGGACGAACTCGCCGGCCGCGGGACGATGGCCGCGCTCACCTCGGCGCGCCGGGTCGCCCCCGCCCTGCGGGCCTGGCTGGACAGCGTGGCCGGGCTGGCCGGGACGGCGTGCGACGCCGTCGTCTTCGCGCCCAAGGCGCTGGGGGCGGCCGACCTCGCGGACCGGCTGGGGGTGCCCGCGGTCCCGCTCCTGGCGATCCCGCTGTACACGCCGACCCGAGGGTTCGCCTCCCCACTGCTGCCCTTCCGCCCGCCCGCCGCGCTCAACCGGCCGAGCTGGCGGCTGGCCTCGGCGGTGGAGGCGCCCTACCGGCGGATGCTGCGCCGATGGCGCGCGGAGAGGCTGGACCTGGGCCCGGGCCCGGACCTGCCGGAGCGCATCACCGCGGGCGGGGCCGTGCACGCCTGGAGCCGCCACCTGCTGCCGGCGCCGGCCGACTGGCCGCCCTCCGCCACTCCCCTGGGCGCCCTGCACCTGCCGCCCGAACAGGGCCGCGCCCTGCCCGGGGCGCTGGCGCGCTTCCTGGAAGAGGGGGAGCCGCCGGTGTACGTCGGCTTCGGGAGCACGGTGCACCGGGACCCGGCCGGGCTGACCCGCACGGTCGTCGAGGGGGTGCGGCTCAGCGGGCGCCGCGCGGTGCTGGCCTCCGGCTGGGGCGCCCTCTCCCCCGGTTCCGCGCCCTCCGACAACGTCCTGGTGGTGGACGAGGTCCCGCACGACCTGCTGTTACCGCACGTGGCGGCGGCGGTGCACCACGGCGGGGCGGGGACCGTCGCCGCGGCGATGCGCGCCGGGGTCCCCCAGGCCGTGCGGCCGTTCGCCGGGGACCAGTGGTTCTGGGGCGACCGGGTCCACCGGATCGGGGCGGGCCCCGCCCCGCTGACCGGGAGGCTCACCCCGGAGCGGCTGGCCGCCGCGATCGACGGGGCCGCGGCGTGCTCCGGCCGGGCCCGGGAGCTGGCCGTGGCGGTCGCGGAGGAGGAGGGCGCGGCGGCGGACCGCATCGCCGAACGCGTGCTCGCGGCGGCGACCTGA
- a CDS encoding ROK family protein: MTGDRMSRSARLRWSTASELLRLVYAEPGITRTAACERLALASGAAAELIERLRAARLLAEHRAGRGGPGRPTTVLGAHPRGPLAAVMDLRAAGWRVLLGDLAGTVTEAAAGTYGDREPVDLLPEVAGAVGAAARREHGRVGAVVAAVAGAVSGTRLLQFSTRGWHEADLGVLAGGTGVPLLVGNDATLGGIAEARGGAARGARAALHLLVAVGVGGALLVDGRPVTGARGAGGEYGHLPLGDPDLACPCGARGCWDLMVDGRALARHRGDPVPGDPFAYGREVLEAVRSGRVSDRDRRAVERTARALGAGIAGLVNLHDPDAVTLAGLAPGLRAAAPGAFADAYRGGLMALHRADPPPVADAVHGSDGPVRGALALGFDEITGPAALARWSARRTP, translated from the coding sequence GTGACCGGAGACCGGATGTCCCGTTCGGCGCGCCTGCGGTGGTCCACCGCCTCGGAGCTGCTCCGGCTGGTGTACGCCGAACCCGGGATCACCCGTACCGCGGCCTGCGAGCGGCTGGCCCTGGCCAGCGGCGCGGCAGCCGAGCTGATCGAGCGGCTGCGCGCCGCCCGCCTGCTGGCCGAGCACCGCGCCGGGCGCGGCGGGCCCGGCCGCCCGACCACCGTGCTGGGCGCCCACCCGCGGGGTCCGCTCGCGGCCGTCATGGACCTGCGCGCCGCCGGGTGGCGGGTGCTCCTGGGCGACCTCGCCGGCACCGTGACCGAGGCCGCCGCGGGCACCTACGGCGACCGGGAGCCCGTGGACCTCCTTCCGGAGGTCGCCGGGGCGGTGGGCGCCGCGGCGCGCCGCGAGCACGGCCGGGTCGGGGCGGTCGTCGCCGCGGTCGCGGGCGCCGTGAGCGGGACCCGGCTGCTGCAGTTCTCCACCCGCGGCTGGCACGAGGCCGACCTGGGCGTCCTGGCGGGCGGCACCGGCGTACCGCTGCTGGTGGGCAACGACGCGACGCTCGGCGGCATCGCGGAGGCGCGCGGGGGCGCCGCCCGCGGCGCGCGCGCCGCGCTGCACCTCCTGGTCGCGGTCGGCGTCGGGGGAGCGCTGCTGGTGGACGGCCGTCCGGTGACGGGGGCGCGCGGAGCGGGCGGCGAGTACGGGCACCTGCCACTGGGCGATCCCGACCTGGCCTGCCCCTGCGGGGCGCGGGGCTGCTGGGACCTCATGGTCGACGGCCGCGCCCTGGCCCGCCACCGGGGCGACCCGGTCCCCGGGGACCCGTTCGCCTACGGGCGGGAGGTGCTGGAGGCCGTCCGCTCCGGGAGGGTATCGGACCGGGACCGGCGGGCGGTCGAGCGCACCGCGCGGGCGCTCGGGGCGGGGATCGCGGGCCTGGTCAACCTGCACGACCCCGACGCGGTCACCCTCGCGGGCCTGGCGCCCGGCCTGCGGGCCGCGGCCCCAGGCGCCTTCGCCGACGCCTACCGCGGCGGCCTCATGGCGCTCCACCGCGCCGACCCGCCGCCCGTGGCCGACGCGGTCCACGGCTCCGACGGCCCGGTGCGGGGCGCCCTCGCCCTGGGCTTCGACGAGATCACCGGGCCGGCGGCACTGGCCCGCTGGAGCGCGCGCAGGACCCCTTGA
- a CDS encoding GntR family transcriptional regulator has product MTGANVFSSKGGLAYTELRRRITSGELAPGSRLSQYELAEEMGMSITPLREAIRRLASEDWVVMDTHRDVRVAAMSASEARELLEARFSLEPSATELAALRRTEREIAAMRAAADALLPVTRTWGEEAIAAHRAFHRAIYTASHNNVMIRLLDDLWDKADRYRRIGLELPAGAEPRTIDLNQHHEILELVVIGDGAAAAGLVRSHILNSLGAMVTDTLEGREHAAYHPIAGH; this is encoded by the coding sequence ATGACCGGCGCGAACGTCTTCTCCAGCAAGGGCGGGCTGGCCTATACCGAGCTGCGCCGCCGCATCACCTCGGGTGAGCTCGCCCCGGGGTCACGCCTGTCGCAGTACGAGCTGGCGGAGGAGATGGGGATGAGCATCACCCCCCTGCGCGAGGCGATCAGGCGGCTGGCCAGCGAGGACTGGGTCGTGATGGACACCCACCGGGATGTGCGCGTGGCGGCCATGAGCGCCTCCGAGGCGCGCGAGCTGCTGGAGGCCCGCTTCTCGCTGGAACCCTCCGCCACCGAGCTCGCCGCGCTGCGCCGGACGGAACGGGAGATCGCCGCGATGAGGGCGGCGGCCGACGCGCTCCTGCCGGTCACCCGCACCTGGGGCGAGGAGGCCATCGCGGCGCACAGGGCCTTCCACCGGGCGATCTACACCGCCTCCCACAACAACGTGATGATCCGGCTCCTGGACGACCTATGGGACAAGGCCGACCGGTACCGGCGGATCGGCCTGGAACTGCCCGCGGGCGCCGAACCGCGCACCATCGACCTGAACCAGCACCACGAGATCCTGGAGCTCGTCGTCATCGGCGACGGCGCCGCCGCGGCCGGACTGGTGCGCTCCCACATCCTCAACAGCCTCGGCGCCATGGTCACGGACACCCTCGAAGGCAGGGAGCACGCCGCGTACCACCCGATCGCCGGGCACTAG
- a CDS encoding RidA family protein, which produces MTTHTRIRKFNTRDTYPEQNLDNDLCQAVVAGGVVYLRGQIGQDLDTGESVGVGDVRAQTDRAMANIDLLLREAGSGLQDIVKVTVYLVDPRYREEVYREMGRWLKGVHPVSTGIVVQALARPEWLVEIDATAVISGGGA; this is translated from the coding sequence ATGACCACGCACACGCGCATCCGCAAGTTCAACACCAGGGACACCTACCCCGAGCAGAACCTGGACAACGACCTGTGCCAGGCGGTGGTGGCCGGAGGGGTCGTGTACCTGCGCGGCCAGATCGGCCAGGACCTGGACACCGGGGAGTCCGTCGGCGTCGGCGACGTCCGCGCGCAGACCGACAGGGCCATGGCCAACATCGACCTCCTGCTCAGGGAGGCGGGCAGCGGACTCCAGGACATCGTCAAGGTGACGGTCTACCTCGTCGACCCGCGCTACCGTGAGGAGGTCTACCGCGAGATGGGGCGCTGGCTGAAGGGCGTCCACCCGGTCTCCACCGGTATCGTCGTCCAGGCCCTGGCCCGGCCCGAGTGGCTGGTGGAGATCGACGCGACCGCCGTGATCTCGGGAGGCGGGGCATGA
- a CDS encoding enolase C-terminal domain-like protein: MRIVSAHVGTIPISSSMRNAYIDFSKMDCTILALVSDVVVDGRPLVGYGFNSNGRYNATAILSERMLPRLRNAAAEELLDANGDLSPAKAWDVMMRNEKPGGHGERSVAVGVVDMALHDLAAKAAGVPLYRWISDHYGDGAPDEDVFVYAAGGYYAPGKTLEDLRDEMRGFLDAGYEIVKMKIGGADLAEDLRRIEAVIDVLDGDGSRLMVDVNGKFDLRTALEYGRAIDRYGLFWYEEVGDPLDYALNATLSENYRNPIATGENLFSLQDARNLVRYGGMRPDRDFIQVDPALSYGLTEYRRILDMLALHGWSSRRCIPHGGHQFSLHIAAALKLGGNESYPGEFQPTGGFTDDAVVTRGRVAPGDLPGIGLEGKAEFYKVLRDLHG, encoded by the coding sequence ATGCGAATCGTTTCCGCCCACGTGGGAACCATCCCGATCAGCTCGTCGATGCGCAACGCGTACATCGACTTCAGCAAGATGGACTGCACGATCCTGGCCCTGGTCAGCGACGTGGTGGTCGACGGCAGGCCCCTGGTGGGCTACGGCTTCAACTCCAACGGCCGGTACAACGCCACCGCCATCCTGAGCGAGCGGATGCTGCCGCGGCTGCGGAACGCCGCGGCGGAAGAGCTGCTGGACGCGAACGGCGACCTCTCCCCCGCTAAGGCGTGGGACGTCATGATGCGCAACGAGAAGCCCGGCGGCCACGGCGAACGCTCCGTCGCCGTCGGTGTGGTGGACATGGCGCTGCACGACCTCGCCGCCAAGGCCGCCGGAGTGCCGCTGTACCGGTGGATCTCCGACCACTACGGCGACGGCGCCCCGGACGAGGACGTCTTCGTCTACGCCGCCGGCGGCTACTACGCGCCCGGCAAGACCCTGGAGGACCTCCGGGACGAGATGCGGGGCTTCCTCGACGCCGGGTACGAGATCGTCAAGATGAAGATCGGCGGCGCCGACCTGGCCGAGGACCTCAGGCGCATCGAGGCGGTCATCGACGTCCTGGACGGCGACGGGTCCCGGCTGATGGTGGACGTCAACGGCAAGTTCGACCTGCGGACCGCCCTGGAGTACGGCCGGGCCATCGACCGGTACGGCCTCTTCTGGTACGAGGAGGTCGGCGACCCGCTGGACTACGCGCTGAACGCGACGCTGTCGGAGAACTACCGCAACCCCATCGCGACCGGAGAGAACCTGTTCTCCCTCCAGGACGCCCGGAACCTGGTCCGCTACGGCGGCATGCGCCCGGACCGCGACTTCATCCAGGTCGACCCGGCGCTGAGCTACGGCCTGACGGAGTACCGCCGGATCCTGGACATGCTCGCCCTGCACGGCTGGTCCTCACGCCGGTGCATCCCGCACGGCGGGCACCAGTTCTCACTGCACATCGCCGCCGCCCTCAAGCTCGGCGGCAACGAGTCCTACCCCGGAGAGTTCCAGCCCACGGGCGGCTTCACCGACGACGCGGTGGTCACCCGCGGCCGTGTGGCGCCGGGCGACCTCCCGGGCATCGGCCTCGAGGGCAAGGCGGAGTTCTACAAGGTCCTCCGCGACCTGCACGGCTGA
- a CDS encoding SLC13 family permease — translation MATSYPYPLWESLWASHRQIKGLLMFSERGKPPRAESAASGGPAAHEGSEATGPAAEPGGPGPGYTPARVTGLVLGPLLFVVTLLFFEPEGLSPAGLAVLATTLWVATWWITEAIPIPVTSLLPVVLLPLTGALDGDTVVAAYGNDIIFLFLGGFSLAIAMEKWNLHQRIALSIVAAIGTSPRRIVLGFMVATGFLSMWVSNTAATMMMIPVGLAVVYQAARSLRGGEFADDLPRFEKSIVFGIGYAATIGGLGTLIGTPPLAVLSATVGELFGESISFGGWMVFGVPTAVLLLALAWFYLTGVKLRVRFKQLPGGREIIREERRSLGRMSTEEKVVLAVFLGTAFMWVTRSFLWEDLLPGISDGVIAIVATVVLFTLPTRSAGEKRILRWEDSKKIPWGILLLFGGGLAIAAGFVDTGLSAWIGEQLRVLDGVDVILTIVIATALVLFLTEITSNAATATMILPVMAALAVSLGIHPYALMVPCAMAANCAFMLPVGTPPNAIMFGTGKVKIMEMVRSGFWLNVIALALIVAGVLFMLPLLWGIDLMALPAGFR, via the coding sequence ATGGCGACCTCGTACCCGTACCCCCTGTGGGAGAGCCTGTGGGCGTCCCACCGGCAGATCAAAGGGCTCCTGATGTTCTCCGAGCGCGGGAAACCGCCGCGGGCGGAGTCGGCGGCCTCCGGCGGACCCGCCGCACACGAGGGCTCCGAGGCCACCGGGCCGGCCGCGGAGCCCGGCGGCCCCGGCCCCGGCTACACGCCCGCCCGCGTCACCGGGCTGGTGCTCGGCCCGCTGCTGTTCGTGGTGACGCTCCTGTTCTTCGAACCCGAGGGGCTCTCACCGGCGGGGCTGGCGGTCCTCGCCACCACCCTGTGGGTCGCGACCTGGTGGATCACCGAGGCGATCCCCATCCCGGTCACGTCCCTGCTCCCGGTCGTACTCCTGCCGCTGACCGGCGCACTGGACGGCGATACCGTGGTCGCGGCGTACGGCAACGACATCATCTTCCTCTTCCTCGGAGGGTTCTCGCTCGCGATCGCGATGGAGAAATGGAACCTCCACCAGCGCATCGCCCTCTCGATCGTCGCGGCGATCGGGACGAGTCCGCGCCGCATCGTCCTCGGCTTCATGGTCGCGACGGGCTTCCTGTCGATGTGGGTCTCCAACACGGCCGCCACCATGATGATGATCCCCGTCGGACTGGCGGTCGTGTACCAGGCCGCCCGTTCGCTGCGGGGAGGGGAGTTCGCCGACGACCTGCCCAGGTTCGAGAAGTCCATCGTCTTCGGCATCGGATACGCGGCCACCATCGGCGGCCTCGGAACGCTGATCGGGACCCCGCCGCTCGCCGTTCTCTCGGCGACCGTCGGGGAGCTCTTCGGCGAGAGCATCTCGTTCGGCGGGTGGATGGTGTTCGGGGTCCCGACCGCCGTCCTCCTGCTGGCCCTGGCGTGGTTCTACCTGACGGGCGTCAAGCTCAGGGTCCGGTTCAAGCAGCTTCCCGGCGGCAGGGAGATCATCCGGGAGGAGCGGAGGTCCCTCGGCCGGATGTCCACCGAGGAGAAGGTCGTGCTCGCCGTCTTCCTCGGAACGGCGTTCATGTGGGTGACCCGGTCGTTCCTCTGGGAGGACCTCCTTCCCGGGATCAGCGACGGAGTGATCGCGATCGTCGCGACGGTGGTCCTGTTCACCCTGCCGACCCGCAGCGCCGGGGAGAAGAGGATCCTCCGGTGGGAGGACTCCAAGAAGATCCCCTGGGGGATCCTCCTGCTGTTCGGCGGCGGGCTGGCCATCGCCGCGGGGTTCGTCGACACCGGCCTCTCCGCGTGGATCGGCGAACAGCTGCGCGTGCTCGACGGGGTCGACGTGATCCTGACCATCGTCATCGCCACCGCGCTCGTGCTGTTCCTGACGGAGATCACCTCGAACGCCGCGACGGCGACGATGATCCTCCCGGTCATGGCGGCCCTCGCGGTCTCCCTGGGCATCCACCCGTACGCGTTGATGGTCCCCTGCGCGATGGCCGCGAACTGCGCGTTCATGCTCCCGGTGGGCACCCCTCCGAACGCGATCATGTTCGGCACCGGCAAGGTGAAGATCATGGAGATGGTCAGGTCCGGGTTCTGGCTGAACGTCATCGCCCTCGCCCTCATCGTCGCCGGGGTGCTGTTCATGCTGCCGTTGCTGTGGGGGATCGACCTCATGGCCCTCCCCGCCGGGTTCCGCTAG
- a CDS encoding HAD-IA family hydrolase, protein MSTDQAGRTTVEVEAVLFDMDGTLVDSTAVVEDVWARFATRHGVVLADVLAYSHGRQTKDTLLRFLPPGHDVDAVAEEIEREETTRTDGITEIPGARRLLELLRGARTAVVTSASRPLAEARLLAAGLPVPEVLVAAEDVAAGKPDPSGYVAAAKRLGVAPDRCLVLEDAEAGILAGLASGAHTLVVGSHLSPATRHLDRVPDLRPVGADPAAHGGARLHWPHHPTP, encoded by the coding sequence ATGAGCACGGACCAGGCCGGCCGCACCACGGTCGAGGTCGAGGCGGTGCTGTTCGACATGGACGGCACCCTCGTGGACTCCACCGCGGTGGTGGAGGACGTGTGGGCCCGCTTCGCCACCCGCCACGGCGTCGTGCTCGCCGACGTACTCGCGTACTCGCACGGCCGCCAGACCAAGGACACGCTGCTTCGCTTCCTGCCGCCGGGGCACGACGTGGACGCGGTGGCCGAGGAGATCGAGCGGGAGGAGACCACGCGCACCGACGGCATCACCGAGATCCCCGGGGCGCGCCGCCTGCTGGAACTGCTGCGCGGCGCCCGCACGGCCGTCGTGACCTCCGCCTCCCGGCCGCTGGCCGAGGCGCGCCTGCTCGCCGCGGGCCTCCCCGTGCCCGAGGTGCTCGTCGCCGCCGAGGACGTGGCCGCGGGCAAGCCCGACCCGTCCGGCTACGTGGCCGCGGCCAAGCGCCTGGGCGTCGCCCCGGACCGCTGCCTGGTGCTGGAGGACGCGGAGGCGGGCATCCTCGCCGGCCTGGCCTCGGGCGCGCACACGCTGGTGGTCGGCTCCCACCTCTCCCCCGCCACCCGCCACCTGGACCGCGTCCCGGACCTGCGCCCGGTCGGCGCCGACCCCGCCGCCCACGGCGGCGCCCGCCTCCACTGGCCCCACCACCCCACCCCCTGA